In Mycobacterium tuberculosis H37Rv, a single window of DNA contains:
- a CDS encoding transmembrane protein — MVAASIVHHSAAPANRGRYHGIWSMTPVVASVVVPIMASYGPIHGAHLLAAVVVGSAGAALCLPLARALRRPTPSAMTTD, encoded by the coding sequence GTGGTTGCGGCCAGCATCGTGCACCACAGCGCTGCGCCGGCCAACCGCGGTCGCTACCACGGAATCTGGTCGATGACCCCTGTAGTTGCTTCGGTGGTTGTGCCAATCATGGCTTCCTACGGCCCGATTCATGGTGCTCATCTCTTGGCCGCGGTGGTCGTGGGGTCGGCCGGTGCCGCGCTGTGCCTGCCGTTGGCGCGGGCCCTGCGCCGACCGACCCCCAGTGCAATGACGACGGATTGA
- a CDS encoding oxidase: MPELATSGNAFDKRRFSRRGFLGAGIASGFALAACASKPTASGAAGMTAAIDAAEAARPHSGRTVTATLTPQPARIDLGGPIVSTLTYGNTIPGPLIRATVGDEIVVSVTNRLGDPTSVHWHGIALRNDMDGTEPATANIGPGGDFTYRFSVPDPGTYWAHPHVGLQGDHGLYLPVVVDDPTEPGHYDAEWIIILDDWTDGIGKSPQQLYGELTDPNKPTMQNTTGMPEGEGVDSNLLGGDGGDIAYPYYLINGRIPVAATSFKAKPGQRIRIRIINSAADTAFRIALAGHSMTVTHTDGYPVIPTEVDALLIGMAERYDVMVTAAGGVFPLVALAEGKNALARALLSTGAGSPPDPQFRPDELNWRVGTVEMFTAATTANLGRPEPTHDLPVTLGGTMAKYDWTINGEPYSTTNPLHVRLGQRPTLMFDNTTMMYHPIHLHGHTFQMIKADGSPGARKDTVIVLPKQKMRAVLVADNPGVWVMHCHNNYHQVAGMATRLDYIL, translated from the coding sequence ATGCCCGAGCTGGCCACGAGCGGTAACGCCTTCGACAAGAGGCGGTTCAGCCGGCGCGGCTTCCTCGGCGCCGGCATCGCCAGCGGCTTTGCGCTAGCCGCTTGCGCCTCGAAGCCCACGGCATCCGGCGCCGCCGGGATGACCGCTGCAATCGACGCGGCCGAGGCGGCCCGGCCGCACAGTGGGCGAACGGTTACCGCCACGCTGACCCCCCAGCCGGCGAGGATCGACCTGGGTGGGCCGATCGTCAGCACGCTGACCTACGGCAACACCATCCCCGGACCACTGATCCGGGCCACCGTCGGGGATGAGATTGTCGTCTCGGTGACCAACCGTCTGGGTGATCCGACGTCGGTGCATTGGCACGGCATCGCGCTGCGCAACGATATGGATGGCACCGAGCCCGCGACTGCGAACATCGGCCCCGGCGGTGACTTTACGTACCGGTTCTCCGTGCCGGATCCGGGCACCTACTGGGCCCATCCGCACGTCGGTCTTCAAGGCGACCACGGCCTATATCTGCCTGTCGTCGTCGACGATCCGACTGAGCCAGGCCACTACGACGCCGAATGGATCATCATCCTCGACGATTGGACGGACGGCATCGGGAAGTCCCCGCAACAGCTCTACGGCGAGCTGACCGACCCGAACAAACCCACCATGCAAAACACAACAGGTATGCCCGAAGGCGAAGGCGTTGACAGCAACCTGCTCGGCGGCGACGGAGGGGACATCGCCTACCCGTACTATCTGATCAACGGGCGAATCCCCGTGGCGGCCACGTCTTTTAAGGCCAAGCCTGGCCAGCGAATCCGGATCCGCATCATCAACAGCGCCGCCGACACCGCGTTCCGCATCGCGCTGGCCGGGCATTCGATGACGGTCACCCACACCGACGGTTACCCAGTGATTCCCACCGAAGTCGACGCTCTGCTGATCGGCATGGCCGAACGCTACGACGTCATGGTGACCGCCGCTGGCGGCGTCTTTCCCCTGGTCGCACTCGCGGAAGGCAAGAACGCGCTGGCGCGTGCGCTGCTGTCTACCGGCGCCGGCAGCCCACCCGACCCGCAGTTTCGGCCGGATGAACTCAACTGGCGAGTGGGTACCGTGGAAATGTTCACCGCCGCAACGACTGCCAACCTGGGCCGGCCCGAACCCACCCACGACCTCCCGGTCACCTTGGGCGGCACCATGGCCAAGTACGACTGGACAATCAACGGGGAACCCTACAGCACGACCAATCCACTGCACGTGCGGCTAGGCCAACGGCCAACCCTGATGTTCGATAACACCACCATGATGTATCACCCAATCCACCTACACGGCCATACCTTTCAGATGATCAAGGCCGACGGCAGCCCCGGCGCCCGCAAGGACACCGTGATAGTGCTGCCCAAGCAGAAGATGCGCGCCGTCCTGGTCGCCGACAATCCTGGCGTGTGGGTGATGCACTGCCACAACAACTATCACCAGGTCGCCGGAATGGCGACCCGCCTGGACTACATTCTGTGA
- a CDS encoding dehydrogenase codes for MTRTSEGLAAFVVDQLEELYRRMWVLRLLDMALEQLRIEGLINGPLQGGFGQEAVSVGAAAALGEGDVIITTHRPHAQHVGTDAPLGPVIADMLGATAGDLEGADEDAHIADPRAGLPAAIRVVKQSPLLAIGHAYALWLRDTGRVTLCVTQDCDVDADAFNEAADLAAVWQLPVVILVENIRGALSVHLDRYTHEPRVYRRAVAYGMPGVSVDGNDVEAVRDCVANAVVRARAGGGPTLVQAITYRTTDFSGSDRGGYRDLAGSEQFLDPLIFARRRLIAAGTTRGRLDEQERAACQQVADAVAFAKARARPNGGGPISRPTSGWHQQPKTRF; via the coding sequence GTGACTCGTACCAGTGAAGGGTTGGCTGCGTTCGTGGTCGATCAGCTGGAGGAGCTGTATCGCCGGATGTGGGTGTTGCGACTGCTCGATATGGCGTTGGAGCAGTTGCGCATCGAAGGCCTGATCAACGGGCCGCTGCAGGGTGGCTTCGGCCAGGAAGCAGTAAGTGTCGGTGCCGCGGCGGCGCTGGGCGAAGGCGATGTCATCATCACCACCCATCGTCCGCATGCCCAACACGTTGGTACTGACGCTCCGCTGGGCCCGGTGATCGCCGACATGCTGGGTGCGACCGCAGGCGATCTAGAAGGCGCTGACGAGGATGCGCACATTGCCGATCCTCGGGCCGGGCTACCGGCTGCAATACGCGTGGTCAAGCAATCGCCGCTGTTGGCTATCGGACACGCCTACGCCCTGTGGCTGCGCGACACCGGACGGGTCACACTCTGCGTGACCCAAGACTGTGATGTTGATGCCGATGCCTTCAACGAGGCCGCGGACCTAGCGGCCGTGTGGCAACTTCCGGTGGTGATTCTCGTCGAAAACATTCGTGGTGCCCTAAGTGTGCACCTGGACAGGTACACGCACGAGCCTCGGGTTTATCGCCGGGCTGTGGCCTACGGAATGCCGGGGGTATCGGTGGACGGCAACGACGTCGAAGCGGTCCGTGACTGTGTGGCCAACGCGGTGGTTCGGGCTCGCGCTGGTGGCGGCCCCACGCTGGTCCAAGCCATCACCTACCGCACCACCGATTTCTCTGGATCTGACCGCGGCGGCTATCGCGACCTGGCCGGATCCGAGCAGTTTCTGGATCCGCTGATCTTCGCGAGAAGGCGGCTGATTGCTGCTGGCACGACCCGCGGTCGGCTCGACGAGCAGGAGCGGGCGGCATGCCAACAGGTGGCCGATGCCGTGGCGTTCGCCAAGGCCAGGGCGCGGCCCAACGGCGGTGGGCCAATCAGCCGACCAACATCCGGCTGGCACCAACAACCAAAGACCCGGTTCTGA
- a CDS encoding integral membrane protein, which yields MRYTGPERCSGDGQVRAAGDRYSTVIWLLGGNLLVRSAGFGYPFLAYHVAGRGHGAGAVGAVVAAYGLGWAVGQLLCGWLVDRVGARVTLVSTMLVAAAVLVLMAGLHTVPGLLVGAMIAGLVCDAPRPVLGAVIAELVADPQRRAQLDGWRYGWVLNIGAAITGGVGGVVAGWLDTPVLYWINGIGCAIFAGLAGRCIPADVCRRTESGLRACTAMSKVGYRQALSDKRLVLLAVSGLATLTTLMGFFAAVPMLMSASGLGVGAYGWVQLINALAVVAVTPLLTPWLSKQLALGPRPDILAGAGVWVTLCMAAAGLARTTVGFSVAAAACSPGEIAWFVVAAGIVHRIAPPAHGGRYHGIWSMAVAASSVAAPILAAFNLANGGRLVLAATTVTVGFFGAALCLPLARVLAAASCGPLSSKEPSRDSYQ from the coding sequence TTGCGTTACACCGGTCCGGAGCGCTGCTCGGGGGACGGACAAGTTCGAGCGGCCGGGGATCGCTATTCGACGGTGATCTGGCTGCTGGGCGGCAACTTGCTGGTGCGCTCGGCCGGATTCGGCTATCCGTTCCTAGCCTACCACGTGGCTGGACGAGGACATGGTGCGGGAGCGGTCGGCGCGGTCGTGGCGGCCTACGGCCTGGGTTGGGCGGTGGGGCAGCTGCTGTGTGGGTGGTTGGTGGACCGTGTCGGGGCGCGGGTGACGCTGGTATCCACCATGCTGGTGGCCGCCGCCGTGCTGGTGCTGATGGCCGGGCTACACACCGTGCCGGGATTGCTGGTTGGGGCCATGATCGCCGGCCTGGTTTGCGATGCCCCGCGTCCGGTGTTGGGTGCGGTGATCGCGGAGTTGGTTGCCGACCCACAGCGGCGGGCACAACTCGACGGCTGGCGATACGGTTGGGTGCTCAATATCGGTGCTGCGATCACCGGCGGGGTCGGCGGTGTGGTCGCGGGCTGGTTGGACACCCCGGTGTTGTACTGGATCAATGGCATCGGGTGTGCGATCTTCGCGGGGTTGGCAGGCCGCTGTATACCTGCCGATGTGTGCCGTAGGACCGAGTCCGGCCTTCGAGCTTGCACCGCCATGTCGAAAGTTGGCTATCGGCAGGCACTCTCGGACAAGCGCCTGGTCCTGTTGGCCGTCTCGGGTCTGGCAACGCTCACGACGCTGATGGGTTTCTTCGCGGCGGTACCGATGCTGATGAGCGCGAGTGGACTGGGTGTCGGGGCGTACGGCTGGGTGCAGTTGATCAACGCCCTAGCGGTTGTCGCGGTGACCCCGCTGTTGACGCCGTGGCTGAGCAAGCAGCTCGCACTTGGTCCACGGCCAGACATTCTGGCCGGCGCGGGAGTGTGGGTGACTCTTTGTATGGCGGCTGCCGGGCTCGCCCGCACCACGGTCGGTTTCAGTGTGGCCGCGGCTGCCTGCTCGCCGGGCGAGATTGCCTGGTTCGTGGTTGCCGCCGGCATCGTGCACCGGATCGCCCCTCCCGCGCACGGTGGGCGCTACCACGGGATCTGGTCGATGGCCGTCGCGGCGTCGTCGGTGGCCGCGCCTATCCTGGCTGCTTTCAACCTGGCTAATGGTGGGCGCCTAGTGCTGGCGGCCACCACGGTGACGGTTGGTTTCTTCGGGGCCGCTTTGTGCTTGCCGCTGGCTCGTGTTCTGGCAGCTGCCAGTTGCGGTCCGTTGAGCAGCAAGGAGCCGTCGCGTGACTCGTACCAGTGA
- the cysK2 gene encoding cysteine synthase CysK (O-acetylserine sulfhydrylase (O-acetylserine (thiol)-lyase) (CSASE). Belongs to the cysteine synthase/cystathionine beta-synthase family. Cofactor: pyridoxal phosphate.), translated as MRSRQTRDRYRLLPEGYQVTPGRNRHPGTMVGNTPVLWIPELSGTSDPDRGFWAKLEGFNPGGMKDRPALYMVECARARGDIAPGAAIVESTGGTLGLGLALAGKVYRHPVTLVTDPGLEPIIARMLTAYGAGVDMVTQPHPVGGWQQARKDRVAQLMAEYPGAWNPNQYGNPDNVGAYRSLALELVAQLGRIDVLVCSVGTGGHSAGVARVLREFNPDMRLIGVDTIGSTIFGQPASNRLMRGLGSSIYPRNVDYRAFDEVHWVAPPEAVWACRSLAATHYASGGWSVGAVALVAGWAARNLPADTTIAAVFPDGPQRYFDTIYNDAYCNEHELLGGQPPTEPDEIASPLDAVVTRWTRSTTVIDPTQVVS; from the coding sequence GTGAGGTCGCGGCAGACCCGCGACCGGTACCGCCTCCTCCCGGAGGGATATCAAGTCACTCCTGGCCGGAATCGCCACCCGGGCACCATGGTTGGCAATACCCCGGTGCTTTGGATACCTGAGCTGTCGGGGACCTCAGACCCTGACCGTGGATTTTGGGCCAAGCTAGAAGGATTCAATCCCGGGGGTATGAAAGACCGCCCCGCGCTGTACATGGTCGAATGCGCGCGCGCCCGGGGCGATATCGCGCCCGGTGCCGCGATAGTCGAATCAACCGGTGGCACTCTGGGATTGGGCCTAGCCCTCGCTGGTAAGGTGTACCGGCACCCGGTCACCCTGGTCACCGACCCGGGGCTGGAACCCATCATCGCGCGCATGCTGACCGCCTACGGCGCCGGCGTCGATATGGTGACGCAGCCGCACCCGGTCGGCGGATGGCAACAGGCGCGCAAGGACCGGGTTGCGCAGCTGATGGCCGAATACCCCGGCGCGTGGAATCCGAACCAGTACGGCAACCCCGACAACGTCGGCGCCTACCGGTCGTTGGCGCTGGAGCTGGTCGCTCAGCTTGGCCGGATCGATGTCCTGGTGTGCTCGGTGGGGACGGGTGGACATTCAGCAGGTGTCGCCCGAGTGCTACGGGAGTTCAACCCGGACATGCGGTTGATCGGCGTGGACACCATCGGGTCCACGATCTTTGGGCAGCCCGCGTCGAACAGGCTGATGCGCGGGCTGGGCTCGAGTATTTATCCGCGCAATGTCGATTACCGTGCATTCGACGAAGTGCACTGGGTTGCTCCCCCCGAAGCCGTCTGGGCGTGCCGCTCCCTGGCCGCAACCCACTACGCCAGCGGCGGCTGGAGCGTCGGGGCGGTCGCCCTGGTAGCCGGCTGGGCAGCACGCAACTTGCCGGCGGACACCACGATTGCCGCGGTCTTTCCCGACGGCCCACAACGCTACTTCGACACCATCTACAACGACGCGTACTGCAACGAACACGAACTGCTAGGCGGACAACCTCCCACCGAGCCCGACGAGATTGCCTCGCCGCTAGACGCCGTCGTCACCCGATGGACACGCAGCACCACGGTGATCGATCCAACCCAGGTGGTGTCGTAA
- the narL gene encoding nitrate/nitrite response transcriptional regulator NarL, whose product MSNPQPEKVRVVVGDDHPLFREGVVRALSLSGSVNVVGEADDGAAALELIKAHLPDVALLDYRMPGMDGAQVAAAVRSYELPTRVLLISAHDEPAIVYQALQQGAAGFLLKDSTRTEIVKAVLDCAKGRDVVAPSLVGGLAGEIRQRAAPVAPVLSAREREVLNRIACGQSIPAIAAELYVAPSTVKTHVQRLYEKLGVSDRAAAVAEAMRQRLLD is encoded by the coding sequence ATGAGCAATCCGCAGCCGGAGAAAGTGCGCGTGGTGGTCGGCGACGACCACCCGTTATTTCGCGAGGGCGTTGTGCGAGCGCTTTCGTTGAGTGGCTCGGTGAACGTGGTCGGCGAGGCCGACGACGGCGCCGCGGCCCTGGAGTTGATCAAGGCCCATTTGCCCGACGTCGCATTGCTGGACTACCGCATGCCCGGCATGGACGGCGCGCAGGTTGCGGCGGCGGTGCGCAGCTACGAGTTGCCAACCCGGGTGCTGCTTATTTCCGCGCACGACGAGCCGGCGATCGTCTACCAGGCACTCCAACAGGGCGCCGCCGGATTCCTGCTCAAGGATTCGACTCGCACCGAGATCGTCAAGGCGGTGCTCGATTGCGCGAAGGGCCGCGACGTGGTGGCGCCCTCGCTGGTCGGGGGCCTCGCCGGGGAGATTCGCCAGCGCGCGGCACCCGTGGCCCCGGTGCTCAGCGCGCGCGAGCGCGAGGTGCTCAATCGCATTGCGTGCGGTCAAAGCATCCCCGCGATCGCAGCCGAGCTATATGTGGCGCCGTCGACGGTAAAGACCCACGTGCAACGGTTGTACGAGAAGCTCGGCGTCAGCGACCGAGCTGCCGCGGTCGCCGAGGCGATGCGGCAGAGGCTGCTCGACTAG
- a CDS encoding sensor histidine kinase NarS → MPSYGNLGRLGGRHEYGVLVAMTSSAELDRVRWAHQLRSYRIASVLRIGVVGLMVAAMVVGTSRSEWPQQIVLIGVYAVAALWALLLAYSASRRFFALRRFRSMGRLEPFAFTAVDVLILTGFQLLSTDGIYPLLIMILLPVLVGLDVSTRRAAVVLACTLVGFAVAVLGDPVMLRAIGWPETIFRFALYAFLCATALMVVRIEERHTRSVAGLSALRAELLAQTMTASEVLQRRIAEAIHDGPLQDVLAARQELIELDAVTPGDERVGRALAGLQSASERLRQATFELHPAVLEQVGLGPAVKQLAASTAQRSGIKISTDIDYPIRSGIDPIVFGVVRELLSNVVRHSGATTASVRLGITDEKCVLDVADDGVGVTGDTMARRLGEGHIGLASHRARVDAAGGVLVFLATPRGTHVCVELPLKR, encoded by the coding sequence GTGCCCAGCTACGGCAACCTCGGACGTTTGGGCGGTCGCCATGAGTACGGTGTCCTAGTGGCAATGACCAGCTCGGCGGAACTGGACCGGGTTCGTTGGGCGCACCAGTTGCGCTCCTACCGAATTGCTTCGGTATTGCGGATCGGTGTCGTGGGGCTCATGGTCGCCGCGATGGTCGTTGGAACCAGCCGGTCCGAATGGCCACAGCAAATCGTGTTGATCGGCGTCTACGCGGTCGCTGCATTGTGGGCTCTGCTGTTAGCGTATTCGGCGTCCCGGCGATTCTTCGCTTTGCGACGCTTTCGCAGTATGGGCCGGTTGGAGCCATTTGCTTTCACCGCCGTCGACGTTTTGATATTGACGGGCTTTCAGCTGCTGTCCACCGACGGGATCTATCCGCTGCTGATCATGATCCTGCTGCCGGTCCTGGTGGGCCTTGACGTGTCGACGCGACGGGCGGCGGTGGTGCTGGCCTGTACGCTAGTCGGATTCGCAGTCGCGGTGCTGGGAGACCCCGTGATGCTGCGCGCGATTGGATGGCCCGAGACAATATTTCGGTTCGCGCTCTATGCGTTCCTGTGCGCCACGGCCTTGATGGTGGTTCGCATCGAGGAGCGGCATACCCGTTCGGTTGCCGGCCTGAGTGCGTTGCGGGCGGAACTGCTTGCCCAGACGATGACGGCCTCGGAGGTGCTGCAGCGGCGGATTGCGGAAGCCATTCACGATGGACCGCTGCAAGACGTGCTGGCCGCGCGTCAGGAGCTCATCGAGTTGGATGCCGTAACCCCCGGCGACGAGCGCGTCGGACGCGCGTTGGCCGGACTGCAGAGCGCGTCGGAGCGGCTGCGGCAGGCCACCTTCGAGCTGCATCCGGCAGTGCTTGAGCAAGTTGGGTTGGGGCCGGCGGTAAAACAGTTGGCGGCCTCTACCGCTCAGCGTTCGGGTATCAAGATCTCCACCGATATTGATTACCCAATACGTAGTGGGATCGACCCCATCGTTTTCGGTGTGGTTCGCGAACTGCTGTCCAACGTCGTGCGGCATTCCGGAGCTACCACCGCCTCGGTCAGGCTCGGAATCACCGACGAAAAATGCGTTTTGGATGTGGCCGACGATGGCGTGGGGGTCACCGGTGACACTATGGCGCGCCGCCTGGGTGAGGGACACATCGGTCTGGCTTCGCATCGGGCTCGGGTGGATGCCGCCGGCGGAGTTTTGGTTTTCCTGGCCACCCCCAGGGGGACCCATGTCTGCGTGGAACTACCACTGAAACGGTGA
- the lpqS gene encoding lipoprotein LpqS — MVWMRSAIVAVALGVTVAAVAAACWLPQLHRHVAHPNHPLTTSVGSEFVINTDHGHLVDNSMPPCPERLATAVLPRSATPVLLPDVVAAAPGMTAALTDPVAPAARGPPAAQGSVRTGQDLLTRFCLARR; from the coding sequence GTGGTGTGGATGCGATCGGCGATTGTCGCGGTCGCGCTGGGGGTGACGGTAGCCGCCGTCGCCGCTGCATGCTGGCTCCCCCAGCTCCACCGTCATGTGGCTCACCCAAACCACCCGTTGACGACGTCCGTAGGTAGCGAATTCGTCATCAACACCGACCACGGGCACCTGGTGGACAACTCGATGCCACCGTGCCCGGAACGGCTCGCGACGGCGGTGCTGCCGCGCTCCGCCACTCCGGTGTTACTACCAGACGTCGTGGCGGCTGCGCCCGGCATGACAGCCGCGCTTACCGACCCCGTCGCGCCGGCCGCGCGCGGTCCGCCGGCGGCGCAGGGATCCGTTCGCACCGGTCAAGACCTGTTGACCCGGTTCTGCCTGGCTCGTCGCTGA
- the pip gene encoding proline iminopeptidase (Pip (prolyl aminopeptidase) (pap). Belongs to peptidase family S33.): MEGTIAVPGGRVWFQRIGGGPGRPLLVVHGGPGLPHNYLAPLRRLSDEREVIFWDQLGCGNSACPSDVDLWTMNRSVAEMATVAEALALTRFHIFSHSWGGMLAQQYVLDKAPDAVSLTIANSTASIPEFSASLVSLKSCLDVATRSAIDRHEAAGTTHSAEYQAAIRTWNETYLCRTRPWPRELTEAFANMGTEIFETMFGPSDFRIVGNVRDWDVVDRLADIAVPTLLVVGRFDECSPEHMREMQGRIAGSRLEFFESSSHMPFIEEPARFDRVMREFLRLHDI, translated from the coding sequence GTGGAGGGGACAATCGCGGTCCCGGGTGGACGCGTCTGGTTCCAGCGGATTGGTGGCGGTCCTGGTCGTCCGCTGCTTGTAGTGCACGGTGGGCCGGGCTTGCCGCACAACTACTTGGCCCCACTGCGACGGTTGTCTGATGAGCGGGAGGTCATCTTCTGGGACCAGCTCGGTTGCGGAAATTCCGCATGTCCGTCAGACGTAGACCTTTGGACGATGAACCGCTCAGTGGCCGAGATGGCAACCGTGGCGGAAGCCCTTGCCCTTACCCGCTTTCACATCTTCAGCCATTCGTGGGGTGGGATGCTGGCACAGCAGTACGTGCTCGACAAGGCGCCTGACGCCGTCAGTCTGACCATCGCGAACAGCACGGCTTCGATACCCGAATTTTCGGCCAGTCTGGTCAGCTTGAAGTCGTGCTTGGACGTGGCAACTCGCTCGGCAATTGACCGTCACGAGGCGGCCGGCACCACCCATTCCGCCGAATACCAGGCCGCGATCAGAACCTGGAACGAGACTTATCTGTGCCGCACCCGCCCCTGGCCCCGGGAACTCACGGAAGCATTCGCCAACATGGGAACCGAGATCTTCGAGACGATGTTTGGGCCCAGCGACTTTCGCATCGTTGGGAATGTTCGAGACTGGGACGTCGTCGACCGGTTGGCCGACATCGCGGTGCCGACCTTGCTGGTGGTGGGCCGTTTCGACGAATGTTCGCCTGAGCACATGCGAGAAATGCAGGGCCGGATTGCGGGCTCGCGATTGGAATTCTTCGAGTCCAGTTCCCACATGCCGTTCATCGAAGAGCCGGCGCGATTCGACCGGGTGATGCGTGAATTCCTTCGGCTGCACGATATTTGA
- a CDS encoding MFS-type transporter (integral membrane transport protein), with protein MGARAIFRGFNRPSRVLMINQFGINIGFYMLMPYLADYLAGPLGLAAWAVGLVMGVRNFSQQGMFFVGGTLADRFGYKPLIIAGCLIRTGGFALLVVAQSLPSVLIAAAATGFAGALFNPAVRGYLAAEAGERKIEAFAMFNVFYQSGILLGPLVGLVLLALDFRITVLAAAGVFGLLTVAQLVALPQHRADSEREKTSILQDWRVVVRNRPFLTLAAAMTGCYALSFQIYLALPMQASILMPRNQYLLIAAMFAVSGLVAVGGQLRITRWFAVRWGAERSLVVGATILAASFIPVAVIPNGQRFGVAVAVMALVLSASLLAVASAALFPFEMRAVVALSGDRLVATHYGFYSTIVGVGVLVGNLAIGSLMSAARRLNTDEIVWGGLILVGIVAVAGLRRLDTFTSGSQNMTGRWAAPR; from the coding sequence ATGGGAGCGCGCGCTATATTCCGCGGGTTCAACCGCCCGAGCCGGGTGTTGATGATCAACCAGTTCGGCATCAACATCGGCTTCTACATGCTGATGCCGTACCTGGCCGACTACCTAGCCGGGCCACTGGGGCTAGCCGCGTGGGCGGTGGGTCTGGTGATGGGCGTGCGCAATTTCTCCCAGCAGGGCATGTTCTTCGTGGGTGGCACGCTGGCCGATCGGTTCGGCTACAAGCCACTGATCATCGCCGGATGTCTGATCCGCACCGGCGGGTTTGCCTTGCTGGTGGTCGCCCAGTCGCTGCCCAGTGTGCTGATCGCCGCGGCTGCCACGGGCTTTGCCGGCGCGCTGTTCAATCCCGCGGTGCGCGGCTATCTCGCGGCCGAAGCCGGGGAACGCAAGATCGAAGCGTTCGCGATGTTCAACGTCTTCTACCAGTCGGGGATCCTGCTCGGCCCGCTGGTTGGATTAGTATTGCTGGCGCTGGATTTCCGGATCACGGTGCTGGCCGCCGCCGGTGTGTTCGGCCTACTCACCGTCGCGCAGCTGGTCGCACTGCCCCAACACCGGGCCGACTCGGAGCGCGAAAAAACATCGATCCTGCAGGACTGGCGGGTCGTCGTTCGCAACCGTCCGTTTCTGACGTTAGCCGCCGCCATGACCGGATGCTATGCGCTGTCGTTCCAGATCTATCTGGCTCTGCCCATGCAGGCGTCGATCCTCATGCCACGCAACCAATATCTCTTGATTGCGGCGATGTTCGCGGTATCGGGTCTGGTCGCCGTCGGCGGGCAGCTGCGCATCACCCGCTGGTTCGCCGTCAGATGGGGGGCCGAGCGCAGCCTGGTAGTCGGCGCGACGATTTTGGCGGCCTCGTTCATCCCGGTTGCAGTCATCCCAAACGGCCAGCGGTTCGGCGTCGCCGTTGCGGTCATGGCATTGGTGCTGTCGGCGAGTCTGCTGGCGGTTGCCTCGGCAGCGTTGTTTCCTTTCGAAATGCGTGCCGTGGTCGCACTGTCGGGCGACCGGCTGGTGGCGACCCACTACGGGTTCTACAGCACCATCGTGGGCGTCGGAGTCCTCGTCGGAAATCTGGCGATCGGATCGCTCATGAGCGCCGCGCGCCGCTTAAATACCGATGAAATTGTTTGGGGCGGATTGATTCTGGTGGGCATCGTTGCGGTGGCCGGGCTCCGTCGGTTGGACACATTCACCTCGGGTTCCCAGAACATGACCGGTCGGTGGGCTGCACCCCGGTGA
- a CDS encoding short-chain type dehydrogenase/reductase, whose translation MDGFPGRGAVITGGASGIGLATGTEFARRGARVVLGDVDKPGLRQAVNHLRAEGFDVHSVMCDVRHREEVTHLADEAFRLLGHVDVVFSNAGIVVGGPIVEMTHDDWRWVIDVDLWGSIHTVEAFLPRLLEQGTGGHVVFTASFAGLVPNAGLGAYGVAKYGVVGLAETLAREVTADGIGVSVLCPMVVETNLVANSERIRGAACAQSSTTGSPGPLPLQDDNLGVDDIAQLTADAILANRLYVLPHAASRASIRRRFERIDRTFDEQAAEGWRH comes from the coding sequence GTGGACGGGTTTCCCGGGCGCGGTGCGGTCATCACTGGCGGTGCCAGTGGCATCGGGTTGGCTACCGGCACCGAGTTCGCCCGCCGCGGAGCCAGAGTCGTGCTAGGGGACGTTGACAAGCCGGGACTTCGGCAGGCGGTGAACCACCTGCGTGCCGAGGGGTTCGATGTGCACAGCGTGATGTGCGACGTCCGGCATCGAGAAGAGGTCACTCACCTCGCGGACGAGGCTTTCCGCCTGCTCGGCCACGTCGATGTCGTATTCAGCAACGCCGGCATCGTTGTCGGCGGTCCGATCGTGGAGATGACGCACGACGACTGGCGTTGGGTGATCGACGTCGACCTGTGGGGCTCGATCCATACGGTCGAAGCGTTCCTGCCGAGGTTGCTTGAGCAGGGCACGGGCGGGCATGTGGTGTTCACCGCGTCCTTTGCCGGGCTGGTGCCCAATGCCGGACTCGGCGCATACGGCGTTGCCAAGTACGGGGTTGTCGGTCTGGCGGAGACGCTGGCCCGCGAGGTCACCGCCGACGGCATTGGGGTGTCGGTGCTCTGCCCGATGGTCGTCGAAACCAATCTGGTTGCCAACTCTGAACGAATCCGAGGCGCGGCTTGCGCGCAGTCCTCAACGACGGGATCGCCCGGTCCACTCCCCCTGCAGGACGACAACCTGGGCGTCGACGATATCGCCCAGCTAACAGCCGATGCGATTCTGGCCAACCGCCTCTACGTCCTTCCGCATGCGGCCTCGCGCGCTTCGATCCGCCGCAGGTTCGAGCGCATTGACCGCACCTTCGACGAACAGGCCGCCGAGGGGTGGCGGCATTAG